The window ATACCTATTGCTAAAACTGCCCAACTTTGCTTTACCATTTTTATCATAGTTCAATTTTTCTAAATGTAAATCATCGATATTCATTTTTGTAACCTTCCGTTTAGCCGGATCAATTGTTCCATTAGGATGTGACTATGTGACTCCTGTATAGCTTTTGGATCCTTCTGATATTTAGTATCGACGTTGAATTCTGAGGAACCATAATATCAGGCTGTCCTCCTCGCGAGTCTCCTGTTTTATTAGGATGATCTAACCCGTACCCATGTCCAAATTCATGTGATCAGGTTGTATTATTATCTGAATTTATTTCTTTTGCCTTGAAATAACCAGTGTTCCCAGCGTCACTGAATGACCCTGTACCTCCTACTGGATTTACCATTTATTCAACCTATAGTAAAAACTACAGATTGAATAAAAGAAAAAATCGAACCGCTGTTTGAAGTCTCCGACTTCGAACCACTATGCCTGTAGTCTCTGACTACAGGGCGCCGTGCTGTTCGTAGTGTTCAGCTGTTCGATTTCTGAACAGTATAACGCACTCTATTCGCGAAAATGATTGCTTTAAATATCCTGTAGTCTGGACACTAATCCCTTGACGGAATGATCGTAAATCTGGTTTTTAAACGTAGAAACGGCTTTTCGAAAAAAGTATAAGACAAGATCGATATAATAACCGTGACCAGAAAAGCAATAACGAAGCCAACATCGTTTTTCCATTCGTACAGACCAATCATGGTGCTAAATGCGGCCAGTTCATCCTTAAATATTTGATACACCAACCAAAAAATAGTGATATGAAACACATACATACCATAAGATATTCGCCCCAGATACACTAACGGGGCAGGCATGTTTTTTGATTGGCTCCCATAAAAAGAAAAGAAGAACAGCATAACGCCGGTAAGTATCAACATCCAGCCGGCTATTGCTTGTGGAACGGTTGCAAGGTGTGGAGCATCGGCATGAACTTCACATGCTATTGAGGCCAGTAGCCAACATATCAGCCCTGCTATAAATATGGCAACCCGGGTAACTACGTTCCATTGGGGCTGCCAGCCTTTTAAATAAACGGATAAAAGGATACCTGCCGCGAAAAATTGAAATTGCACAAAACTGTTTGTCCACTCACCGCTAAATCCTTTCGTGGGATTTTGTGCATAGTATATAATAGTTACGTAAGCTGCCAAAAGTGCAAGAAATGAAAATAGCTTTAACCCTCGTTTACCGGTAAAAAACACCATCAATGGGAGTAAAATATAAAGCTGTTCTTCAACAGAAATGCTCCAGAGCGGATTAATTGGATATGACGGAAGCCAGTCATTGAAAGTAATATACCAGTTACCGGAAAACAAACTGAATGCAAGTTGCGTACCTGGTGAAATGTACCCAAATTTATCTGAAAGGTGCGTGACTAACACCATCCCAAAAAAGAAGGTGAAGTACAATGGCCAAATACGAAGTATTCTTCTTGTGTAGAAAGATTTCACGTTAATTTTGCCCGAATACTCTTGTTCTTTGGAAAGCAATTCTGTTATCAAAAAGGCGCTAAGGAAAAAGAAAAGCGGTACGCCAAAAACCCCTGTCAAACTTATGTGATACCCCCAATAATATTGCGCCGGATCAATCGGTGCAAGGTCCATCCGGTGGGTGAAGAATACAAATAGAAAGGCACAAAGCCTAAGGACGTCCAACTCCGGCTTGTAATATCGTTGTGGTATCATAAAAGCTTTTTATTCTTTATCTGTAGTTAGCCGAGGCAATTTGTTCAGTGTATTATCCAGTTTAAAAAATACTCACAGGCATCATTTTCCGTATCGAACTCTTTTACAGATACCGCCGATCCCCGCTCGCTGTAATAAGTTTTCCAGATACCATTTTTTCCATCAAGACAATAAGCTTCATTTGGCAAGCCGCCATTGAGTGAATAAGCATCTCGCCTTATATTTTTATTAGCTAAAAGCACTTCCAATTCTTTCCTGTCCATCATTTATGCTTTGTTGTCATCCCCTCGCTCCAACCCCATCCGCATCTCCACCATATGTTTCCCAAATCCCACTTTTTCATAAGCCCTTACCGCGCCTTCGTTACCGGCATAAACCTGTAACCTCAATTCGGTAAGGCCTTGTGCTTTGGCCCATTCCTTTAATCGGTCGATAATGAGTTTATTGATGCCTTTGCCCCGGTGTTGCGGCAAAACGTACATAAAGCCGAGGTAAGCAAAGCGTTCAAAATCAAAATATACCTTTTCGCTTTGTTTAATGCGGGCGTAGCCGCTGCCAATAAGCTGGCCGTCCAATTCGGCCACTAAAAGTTCCACGTCGGGCGAGGTAATAAACATTTCCAGGTCGTAGTATTTGATGGCGCCGGGCACCAGGGTTGGATCGAAAGGGCGCTCGGCGGTGATAACGCCCTGCTCAAATTGCAGCAGGGTTGGGATATCATTGAGGGTGGCTGGGCGGATGAGCATGGGTGGGATGTTTATATTTGTTAAGTATAAGAAATTTAGAAAGATATAATATCGAACACCGAATGTCCAATGTCGAATAATGAACCCCAAAAACTTCGGTGTTCGATATTCAAAATTCATTATTCGATATTACTTTAACGTCTGTATTCGGATTAATGATTGTTTTACACTCTAAAATGCCCACAGCCCTTCAAAAACCCTTCATCCGCATCGGCGCCAATGCCAATGGCGTCGTCTATATTTAATTTATAGCCGTCGTAGGTAACGCCACCCACACATGGGTCAACCAGGTGGCCCAGCATGCAGGTGTCCATATCATAAAATTTGATATTGGGGCTGGCATATACAAAATGCAGTTTGGCGCTCAGGGCTATCCGGCTTTCCAGCATCCCGCCCATCATACAGGCAATGCCTTTTGATGCGGCTTCGTCGTGGATGGCTTTAGCCTCCAGCAGTCCACCCGATTTGGCCATTTTGATGTTGATATAGTGGCAGCTGCCGCTGTTGATCTGCTTGCGGGCGTCGTGGTGGTTGTACACGCTTTCGTCGGCCATGATTTTTACGGGGGATAGCTGCATGAGTTCGGGCAGACGGTCATCGTGCCAGGTACGCATGGGCTGTTCGCAAAATTCAACGTTGTACTCGCCCATCGCCTGCAGGGCAAAAACGGCATCGTCAAAACTCCAGCCCTGGTTGGCATCAATACGGATGCGCATTTCGTGGCCAACCGCTTCGCGGATCTGTTTAACCCGTTCCACGTCGGCAGCAGCGTTTTTACCCAGTTTCACCTTCAGGATATTTGCCCCCGAGGCTTTAAAGTACAAAGCCTTCATGGCCATGGTTGGCGGGCTATCAATGCCAATGGTAATATCCGATTCTACAACGCGTTTCTCCCCGCCCAAAAACTGGTACAAGGGCAAGCCGGCGTTTTTGGCGGCTATATCATGCAGGGCAATATCAAAGGCGCTTTTGATGGTGGTATTACCGGCAGCAGCAGCGTGCAGTTGCTGCATACGCGCGGAGATGTCAAGCGCGTCCTTCCCTATCCACAGCCGGGCAAAATCCTTAGCCATTACCAGGCAGGTATCCTGTGTTTCGCCCACGATCATCGGGAAGGCCGAACACTCGCCCACCCCATAAAACCCGGCATCGGTATGCACCCGGATAAACACATTTTGGGCATGGTCCATAGTGCCGGTGGCAATGGTAAAAGGCTCCATGGGGATGCTAAAACGATAAACGTCGATATGGGTAATGAATATTTTGTGTTGCATGGATACGGTATTTCTTTCTCTGCCCACCCTGTCATGCTGAGGAACGAAGTATTTATCACAAACTTTGCATATTGGCCATGCTTGGTGATAAACAGATGCTTCCAGCAATAACGTACCGGACTTTATATAAATATTGGCTTGAACGCTGGTTACGACTCACCCCGGCTACGCTGCGCTGGCCGACCCTCTCTCCGGCTTACGCCGCAAAGAGGGTAACTCCAATTTCTTCTTTTTTGCCCCTCTATGCGACACAGTCGAAGAGAGGGCAAACGGGCGCAGCCTCGTTGGGGTGAGTCGTCGCCGCCACGCAATATACGTCATTCCCTCCTCAGATTTCGCTAAATTTTACAACTCAGCATGACAGGGATGTAATGCGTCGCAGCAAA is drawn from Mucilaginibacter ginsenosidivorax and contains these coding sequences:
- a CDS encoding acyltransferase family protein; translation: MIPQRYYKPELDVLRLCAFLFVFFTHRMDLAPIDPAQYYWGYHISLTGVFGVPLFFFLSAFLITELLSKEQEYSGKINVKSFYTRRILRIWPLYFTFFFGMVLVTHLSDKFGYISPGTQLAFSLFSGNWYITFNDWLPSYPINPLWSISVEEQLYILLPLMVFFTGKRGLKLFSFLALLAAYVTIIYYAQNPTKGFSGEWTNSFVQFQFFAAGILLSVYLKGWQPQWNVVTRVAIFIAGLICWLLASIACEVHADAPHLATVPQAIAGWMLILTGVMLFFFSFYGSQSKNMPAPLVYLGRISYGMYVFHITIFWLVYQIFKDELAAFSTMIGLYEWKNDVGFVIAFLVTVIISILSYTFFEKPFLRLKTRFTIIPSRD
- a CDS encoding mandelate racemase/muconate lactonizing enzyme family protein — encoded protein: MQHKIFITHIDVYRFSIPMEPFTIATGTMDHAQNVFIRVHTDAGFYGVGECSAFPMIVGETQDTCLVMAKDFARLWIGKDALDISARMQQLHAAAAGNTTIKSAFDIALHDIAAKNAGLPLYQFLGGEKRVVESDITIGIDSPPTMAMKALYFKASGANILKVKLGKNAAADVERVKQIREAVGHEMRIRIDANQGWSFDDAVFALQAMGEYNVEFCEQPMRTWHDDRLPELMQLSPVKIMADESVYNHHDARKQINSGSCHYINIKMAKSGGLLEAKAIHDEAASKGIACMMGGMLESRIALSAKLHFVYASPNIKFYDMDTCMLGHLVDPCVGGVTYDGYKLNIDDAIGIGADADEGFLKGCGHFRV
- a CDS encoding GNAT family N-acetyltransferase; the protein is MLIRPATLNDIPTLLQFEQGVITAERPFDPTLVPGAIKYYDLEMFITSPDVELLVAELDGQLIGSGYARIKQSEKVYFDFERFAYLGFMYVLPQHRGKGINKLIIDRLKEWAKAQGLTELRLQVYAGNEGAVRAYEKVGFGKHMVEMRMGLERGDDNKA